The nucleotide window GGGCCATATATCCAGCTCCTTCATTCTCATCAAGTCTATATATTAATTGAACTACCGCTCCTACATCTTCGGTCTGACAAGTACCTGAAACTAAAAGAGCTAGCGAGTCCTTCTAACAATGTCTGGCAGAAGATCATCGCGTTCGAGGCAGTCGGGCGGTTCCAGGAATAACAACATCAGTGACGACCAGATCGCTGATCTCGTATCCAAGTTACAGCAACTTCTTCCTGAGATTCGCAATAGGCGCTCGGACAAGGTATATACTTCTTTAATAATATAAACGTACGCCAATAATATTGGATATTGTTTTGATGAGTTTTATTCTCTACTCTGCAAGAGGGAAAGCTATAGCAGTTATTAGTTATAGTTAGATGTGTGCATTCCCTTTTGTGTGGTCTTTATTGTGTTGGCTTTATAAGAAGGTAGATAAGTCACACTCACCGCTCAGGCACCACAGCTAGCTAGCCCTTCTCTCATGCATTCATTTATTCCATCTGTAGCCACAACTTGCAGGTGTGGTGTGTGCTGTGGGTGTGGGTTGTGGGACTCCAATTGTTCCCCAACTCGATCCTCATTCATATGTATAGTTTGTTTAATATTTGCCTCCCTTATAATTTTGGCCTAGGTCAAATGCTAATTGTACATGTTACTGGGATTCTGTAGGTGTCAGCATCCAAGGTCCTGCAGGAGACTTGCAACTACATCAAAAACTTACACAGAGAGGTCGACGACCTGAGTGACCGCTTGTCTCAGCTTTTGGCCACGACTGACATGGATTCCGACCAAGCCGCCATTATCCGGAGCTTACTTATGTGATCGTCGATCTGCCATTACTATTACTCTATATATGAAGTCTCTGTTTTGGTCATGATCATCAACGAGTTTGTTCTAGCTAGCTACATATATGTCTGGCTAAGCTATAGCTAGGGTTTGCTCATTAGTCACAATTATGAAAGTGTTTACACATGGATGCATGGACGTCTTCATCGATCTCCATGGTATCGCTTTCCAAGTCTTGTAGTAACTAATtaacttaatatatatatatatatatatatatctatatatatatatatatatatatatatatatataataaagggCTTTTCCTTGTAAAAGTTCTAACTAATTTTGTGTTTAGATTTTTTTGAATCTCAGTATATCTAGCTATATCCAGTGAGCTACTTCATAATATATGCATACACATATATGTGCCTTTTGTCCCAGAGAAGTGAATTTATAATATTATCCATTATTGTCGATTATGACACATATAATGTATGAATAGTATTGAACTAAATAAGCAGATATATAGTaatcttctttgtttttcttgcaTTATTCATTTAAAAATCTTGGATGTGGACCTGTTAAAAGGCAGAAGTTGAGGGTGACAATGTCGatataaacatgtgacattACCCCACAGGTACCAAATTCAATTGGTAACGAGGTTACAGCAAAGATGAATAAACCTCCATTCATTGTTTCTTTCCCGCTATTATGACCATTAGAAATAATCCGATGAGAAATGAGCATCGACGATGCAGACAATCTCTGGTGTCGTGGTCCAAAGTTAACGATATGTTTTTCGTCGGATAATTAAGGTAATTAAAGTGTGTAGTCATTACGACAACTAACTCGGTACTCAAAGCATTGTCAATGTCATgcttaacttaattaattagcTACCCTCAAGTACGTAATTAATTAGATAAGGCACGAAATTAAAGGAGTTACCTATAGCTACCAAGAACTTTTACAGTGACATCCCAAATTCTGTTGTTTTGGTACAAGAAATGATCCAAGTGACTCCACAATTGGTGGTGGGAAATGAAGCAATGTGGATGGTTTCTCTAGTCTttgtcaataaataaatgaacagattgagtttaacgtctttaaTGTTGACCCAATTATAACTCTAGAGGCCTACAGCGTTAaattcaaggccaataaaaCAATAAACGAGACTTTACATGCAGGTCACTTGATGATGAATAAATTCTTGACCAGCTTTCAAGCCTTAGACCAACTTGGTAGCTAGCTTAGGGAAAAACActtgtgatgattagttggtgTCAATCAATTTAAAGACCATAAGTAAATACCCAACACCTAATTGTAATAGAAAAGCATGCATGCACTTGAAGCAAGAAAATAATGTGTAAATAAATTTGTAACGATCGATGAGCCAAACAACTTATCAAACACATTGCGATAACGTACTAACTGTTATGATGCCCCGGCCGCATGCCGGCCAGTAACTTCTACTGACAGTATACATGAATCTATCTGATCTTTGCTTATCGACATCTTGCTCGACTTTATCCTCCGATGCGCGTACGTAAAATAATTCAAACTACTTTGTCCTTCTAACGTTTCCTTATCTCAATGAATCTGCAAGACCGACAACTGATCGATCCATAATTAACCACATTTCCAATAGTGTTTGCAAGCGTGATTAACTGAATAAGACTTCACATGCACGCTTTCCACAGTATAGGCGTGATTCCTTTGTTTGCGACAGACCTTTACAAAGCTAAACAGTGAGTTCATAATCTGTTTCACACTAGCAAGTAGCAAGTAGCAAGTAGCAAACAACAATGTATTGGGCCttggggaattttttttttcttcagatgGGCTTCATTTGTGTTCCTAGTTCTGTACTGGGCCTCCAACTTAGCTCCAGATAGTAAGTTATAGTTTCAGCTCAACTGGGCCTACAAATATTTCATTGGCCCATGACGTTTTCGGGTGAAACCTGTTAATTAAGAGAGTCGCAGAGCACAGTTGGCTTCGTCTCCAAAGCGTTCAAGTTCCTCTTTCCTCCTCCTTGATCtccagagttttttttttcttttttgggaaaATCTTGATCCACAGAGTCTGAGGTGCGTAGTTTCTTTTCGTTAATCTTTCGTGTTTGTGATTATTaccccaatttcaatttcaatttttaatccAATCTGGAATCGATGGATTATCCTATTTAGGTTTTTCGGAGAATATGAATCACGGTGGATTTGCCGTAGAAGTTACGGGTCTGTCTCCTAGAGCAACCGAGAGGGATGTCTAtgatttcttctccttctctggcTCAATCGAAGGCGTTGAAATCGTCAGGTATTGATGAGCAATTTGTATCAGAGTTCGTATTttacccttcttttttttttttttcggtgaaTTTTATTCGTTGTTGTTTTGATTTGGAAAATTGCAGATCCGGTGAATGTGCATGTACTGCCTATGTGACGTTCAAGGATTCGTATTCTCAGGAGACTGCTTGCTTGCTCAGTGTGAGCCTTTCCTCAACTCACTGccatttcattttattaataacTGTTAGGATCACTTTGATTCATTGAGGGTGCTTTGATTTCATGCAATCCTGTATTTCATGATCAGTTTTGTATGTAATGTGCTGTTCGTAGTTTCGTATCAGCTTATCTGAAAATCTAAGCATAGGCTTCAGAGTTGTTAAATGTTATAGTGACCATTATAGCTCGAATCGTGCTGCCTAACCGCTTTTAGTGTATGTCTT belongs to Rosa chinensis cultivar Old Blush chromosome 4, RchiOBHm-V2, whole genome shotgun sequence and includes:
- the LOC112199892 gene encoding transcription factor PRE6; the encoded protein is MSGRRSSRSRQSGGSRNNNISDDQIADLVSKLQQLLPEIRNRRSDKVSASKVLQETCNYIKNLHREVDDLSDRLSQLLATTDMDSDQAAIIRSLLM